The Nitratidesulfovibrio sp. genome window below encodes:
- a CDS encoding ABC transporter permease: protein MDTALLLSILAATVQSGTPILYATLGEMFTERSGVLNLGVEGMMIVGAFTAFLATHLTGNPWAGVLAAGLCGGGLSLLHGVVCLVFQGNQVVSGLALTILGLGLADFLGTPYVGITTTGFQAFAVPVLADIPVLGTIFFRHDALVYLSYLLPPLFWLFMARTRAGLALRAAGEHPAAASAAGLSPVRIRWCGIFTGGFLAGLGGAYLSLAYTHLWTNNMTSGRGWIAVALVIFAFWRPGRAVFGAYLFGGVMALQLRLQAMGANLPSSLMLMLPYALTVLVLLASSARGGGRAAPAALGVNIEPEE, encoded by the coding sequence ATGGATACCGCGCTGCTGCTCTCCATCCTGGCCGCCACGGTGCAGTCGGGCACGCCCATCCTGTACGCCACCCTGGGCGAGATGTTCACCGAACGTTCCGGCGTGCTGAACCTGGGCGTGGAAGGCATGATGATCGTGGGTGCGTTCACCGCGTTTCTGGCCACCCACCTTACCGGCAACCCGTGGGCCGGGGTGCTGGCCGCCGGGCTGTGCGGGGGCGGGCTTTCGCTGTTGCACGGGGTGGTCTGCCTGGTCTTTCAGGGCAACCAGGTGGTGTCCGGCCTTGCGCTGACCATTCTGGGGCTGGGGCTGGCCGACTTTCTGGGCACGCCGTACGTGGGCATCACCACCACCGGCTTCCAGGCCTTCGCCGTGCCGGTGCTAGCAGATATTCCCGTGCTGGGCACCATCTTTTTCCGGCACGACGCGCTGGTCTATCTTTCGTACCTGCTGCCGCCGCTGTTCTGGCTGTTCATGGCCCGCACCCGTGCGGGGCTGGCCCTGCGCGCCGCGGGCGAGCACCCCGCCGCCGCATCCGCCGCCGGTCTTTCGCCGGTGCGCATCCGCTGGTGCGGCATCTTCACGGGCGGTTTTCTGGCCGGGCTTGGCGGGGCCTACCTGTCGCTGGCCTACACCCACCTGTGGACCAACAACATGACTTCCGGGCGAGGGTGGATTGCCGTGGCGCTGGTCATCTTCGCCTTCTGGCGGCCTGGCCGCGCCGTGTTCGGCGCGTACCTGTTCGGCGGGGTGATGGCCCTGCAACTGCGCTTGCAGGCCATGGGGGCCAACCTGCCCTCGTCGCTGATGCTCATGCTGCCCTACGCACTGACCGTGCTGGTGCTGCTGGCCTCGTCGGCGCGCGGCGGCGGACGCGCCGCGCCCGCCGCGCTGGGCGTGAACATCGAGCCCGAGGAATGA
- a CDS encoding ABC transporter permease yields the protein MFLPRVVKRQEPLQWGSFFIFAAALVVSLGVSCALLAVHGKPPLKALAVLWSGGFGGPFALEDTLLKSIPIFLCSLGVAVSFRMQVWNIGAEGQFALGAVGATWAVLAFPGLPMWAMMPVMFLCAAVAGGLWAAVPAVLRLRFGMNEIISTLMFNYIGILFLQFLVYGAWKDPASFGFPMTPIFPKAAIIGPISPATLGRVHWGLAVCAGVAVLLAVFLKRTRLGFELLAGGENPRAARYARMPYNLLVLLVMSLCGALAGFAGCIETSATVNRLQPSIMVGYGYTAIVVAWLSRLRVSSIACFAFLLAGLRVGVEHLQLDLQVPAAFGGILEGMILLSVLAGQFFDRYRFTLKGRS from the coding sequence ATGTTCCTACCCAGAGTCGTGAAACGGCAGGAGCCCCTTCAATGGGGCTCCTTTTTCATTTTCGCGGCGGCCCTCGTCGTATCGCTGGGGGTTAGCTGCGCGTTGCTCGCCGTGCACGGCAAGCCGCCGCTGAAGGCGTTGGCGGTCCTGTGGTCGGGCGGCTTCGGCGGCCCCTTCGCGCTGGAAGACACGCTGCTGAAATCCATCCCCATCTTCCTGTGTTCGCTGGGGGTGGCGGTGTCGTTCCGCATGCAGGTGTGGAACATCGGCGCCGAAGGGCAGTTCGCCCTTGGCGCCGTGGGCGCCACGTGGGCGGTGCTGGCCTTTCCGGGCCTGCCCATGTGGGCCATGATGCCGGTGATGTTCCTGTGCGCCGCCGTGGCGGGCGGGCTGTGGGCGGCGGTGCCCGCCGTGCTGCGCCTGCGCTTCGGCATGAACGAGATCATCTCCACGCTGATGTTCAACTACATCGGCATCCTGTTCCTGCAATTCCTGGTCTATGGCGCCTGGAAGGACCCGGCCAGCTTCGGTTTTCCCATGACCCCCATCTTTCCCAAGGCCGCCATTATCGGCCCCATCTCCCCGGCCACCCTGGGCCGGGTGCACTGGGGCCTTGCGGTGTGCGCGGGCGTGGCCGTGCTGCTGGCCGTGTTCCTGAAGCGCACCCGCCTCGGCTTCGAGTTGCTGGCCGGGGGCGAAAACCCCCGCGCCGCACGCTATGCCCGCATGCCCTACAACCTGCTGGTGCTGCTGGTCATGTCGCTGTGCGGCGCGCTGGCGGGGTTTGCCGGGTGCATCGAAACCTCGGCCACGGTCAACCGCCTGCAACCCAGCATCATGGTGGGCTACGGCTACACCGCCATCGTGGTGGCCTGGCTGTCGCGCCTGCGCGTCAGTTCCATCGCCTGTTTCGCCTTTCTGCTGGCGGGGCTGCGCGTGGGCGTGGAACACCTGCAACTGGACTTGCAGGTGCCCGCCGCCTTCGGGGGCATTCTTGAAGGCATGATCCTGCTTTCGGTGCTGGCCGGGCAGTTCTTCGACCGTTATCGCTTCACGCTGAAGGGGAGAAGCTAG
- a CDS encoding BMP family ABC transporter substrate-binding protein — protein MRKSVSAMLLVAAMLLMAALTGCGEDKKPAEAPKAEQKPAAAAPAATPAPAKEMQVGFVYVSPVGDVGWSWAHDQARKALAEMPGVTTSFVESVPEGADAERVIQNMARKGYDIIFTTSFGYMDPTLKVAEQFPNTTFMHCSGYKTAPNMSNYFGRMYQARYLTGMVAGSMTKSNILGYVAAFPIPEVIRGINAYTMGVRAVNPKAEVRVVWTKTWYDPATEKEAAKSLLDVGADVIAQHQDSPGPQEAAQERGVYSVGYNSDMSHFAPKSLLTSAVWNWTPFYKSVVEKVRKGEWKSGAFWPGMETGIVGIAPYGDMVPQDVRSKVDARKAEIVAGTYKVFSGPVKDQNGAVRVPDGQVLSDQDMLGMTWFVEGVVGSTQ, from the coding sequence ATGCGCAAATCCGTATCCGCGATGTTGCTGGTTGCCGCCATGCTGCTCATGGCCGCCCTGACCGGCTGCGGCGAAGACAAGAAGCCCGCAGAGGCCCCCAAGGCCGAGCAGAAGCCCGCCGCCGCCGCCCCTGCTGCCACGCCCGCTCCGGCAAAGGAAATGCAGGTCGGCTTCGTCTACGTTTCGCCCGTGGGCGACGTGGGTTGGTCCTGGGCCCATGACCAGGCCCGCAAGGCCCTTGCGGAAATGCCCGGCGTGACCACCTCGTTCGTGGAATCGGTGCCCGAAGGGGCCGACGCCGAACGCGTCATCCAGAACATGGCGCGCAAGGGGTACGACATCATCTTCACCACCAGCTTCGGGTACATGGACCCCACGCTGAAGGTGGCGGAGCAGTTTCCCAACACGACCTTCATGCATTGCTCGGGCTACAAGACGGCGCCCAACATGAGCAACTATTTCGGGCGAATGTATCAGGCCCGCTACCTGACCGGCATGGTGGCTGGCTCCATGACCAAGTCGAACATCCTTGGCTATGTGGCGGCCTTCCCCATCCCCGAAGTGATTCGCGGCATCAACGCCTACACCATGGGCGTGCGTGCGGTGAACCCCAAGGCCGAGGTGCGCGTGGTGTGGACCAAGACCTGGTACGACCCCGCCACCGAAAAGGAAGCCGCCAAGAGCCTGCTGGACGTGGGCGCCGACGTCATCGCCCAGCACCAGGATTCCCCCGGCCCGCAGGAGGCCGCCCAGGAACGCGGCGTGTACTCCGTGGGCTACAATTCGGACATGAGCCACTTCGCCCCCAAGTCGCTGCTGACCTCTGCCGTGTGGAACTGGACCCCGTTCTACAAGAGCGTGGTGGAAAAGGTCCGCAAGGGTGAATGGAAGTCCGGCGCGTTCTGGCCCGGCATGGAAACCGGCATCGTGGGCATTGCCCCTTACGGCGACATGGTGCCGCAGGACGTGCGTTCCAAGGTGGACGCGCGCAAGGCCGAGATCGTGGCGGGCACCTACAAGGTGTTCTCCGGCCCGGTCAAGGATCAGAATGGCGCGGTGCGCGTACCCGACGGCCAGGTGCTTTCCGATCAGGACATGCTGGGCATGACCTGGTTCGTGGAAGGCGTGGTCGGTTCCACCCAGTAG
- the gpt gene encoding xanthine phosphoribosyltransferase, whose protein sequence is MRTADSYRKVFPVTWEQLHRDAKALSWRLLEKGPWTGIIAITRGGLVPAAIIAREVGVHLIDTVCITSYKWQDQTSRLEVLKGVQGDGEGWLMVDDLVDTGRTAKAVREMLPKAHFATVYAKPEGRPLVDTYITEVSQDTWILFPWDSEVQYVQPLVNQREAG, encoded by the coding sequence GTGCGCACCGCAGACTCCTACCGCAAGGTCTTTCCCGTCACCTGGGAACAGCTTCACCGCGACGCCAAGGCGTTGTCGTGGCGGCTGCTGGAGAAAGGGCCCTGGACCGGCATCATCGCCATCACCCGTGGGGGCCTGGTGCCCGCCGCCATCATTGCTCGCGAAGTGGGGGTGCACCTCATCGACACGGTGTGCATCACCAGCTACAAGTGGCAGGATCAGACCAGCCGCCTGGAAGTGCTGAAGGGCGTGCAGGGCGACGGCGAAGGCTGGCTGATGGTGGACGACCTGGTGGACACCGGGCGCACGGCCAAGGCGGTACGCGAAATGCTGCCCAAGGCCCACTTCGCCACCGTGTACGCAAAGCCCGAGGGGCGCCCCCTGGTGGACACCTACATTACGGAAGTCAGCCAGGATACATGGATTCTCTTTCCGTGGGACTCGGAGGTGCAGTACGTGCAGCCCCTTGTCAACCAGCGGGAAGCGGGCTAG
- a CDS encoding AraC family transcriptional regulator, whose translation MFWSFSLTFAESTTWHAHDVYEFVLCRSGSGLLLLDSGEVALAKGRTVLVAPRVRHRYVFGRGESVGLKVVCLTQGDMATQLSPTQVAALMAPQPTGCSMVEHHADAARLWDTADMIPDGIGRDEGAEIPVAWGAIGLLLAFHVRDMQAGGDAGARHHDAMRKVRGWLDAHLAQPVDLDGLAGRFGLSRSLLTREFRRHAGASVVEYVNIRRLEKAGSELAQTDRGIAEVALRCGFASLPNFYRRFRALYGVTPAEFRRVVAENAGGTVGSGPGIAAASASGPAAGTAALVMPRPG comes from the coding sequence ATGTTCTGGAGTTTTTCCCTTACCTTCGCGGAATCCACCACCTGGCACGCCCACGATGTGTACGAGTTCGTGCTGTGCCGTTCCGGTAGCGGCCTGCTGCTGCTGGACAGCGGTGAGGTGGCACTGGCAAAGGGGCGCACCGTGCTGGTGGCCCCGCGCGTGCGGCATCGCTACGTCTTTGGCCGGGGCGAATCCGTCGGACTGAAGGTGGTGTGCCTGACCCAGGGGGACATGGCCACCCAGCTTTCCCCCACGCAGGTTGCCGCCCTCATGGCACCGCAACCGACGGGCTGTTCCATGGTGGAACACCATGCCGACGCCGCCCGGTTGTGGGATACGGCGGACATGATCCCCGACGGCATCGGGCGGGACGAAGGCGCGGAGATTCCCGTCGCATGGGGGGCCATTGGCCTGCTGCTGGCCTTTCATGTGCGGGACATGCAGGCGGGTGGCGATGCAGGGGCGCGGCACCATGACGCCATGCGCAAGGTGCGCGGCTGGCTGGACGCCCATCTGGCCCAACCGGTGGATCTGGACGGGCTGGCTGGCCGGTTCGGGCTGTCGCGCAGTCTGCTGACGCGCGAATTCCGGCGCCATGCGGGCGCCAGTGTGGTGGAGTACGTGAACATCCGCCGTCTGGAAAAGGCCGGTAGTGAACTGGCGCAAACGGACCGGGGCATTGCCGAGGTGGCGCTGCGGTGCGGCTTTGCAAGCCTGCCCAACTTCTACCGCCGGTTCAGGGCGCTGTATGGGGTGACCCCGGCGGAATTTCGCCGGGTCGTTGCCGAGAATGCCGGTGGCACTGTCGGGAGCGGACCGGGGATTGCCGCAGCCTCTGCTTCCGGCCCTGCCGCGGGCACGGCAGCGCTCGTCATGCCCCGGCCGGGGTAA
- a CDS encoding P-II family nitrogen regulator yields the protein MKKIEAIIKPFKLDAVKDALIAIGVFGLTVTEVRGYGRQRGHVETYRGLEYEVQFNSKIKIETVVPDGMSDQVVKAITTAARTGSIGDGKIFISTLEEVIRIRTGEEGVDAI from the coding sequence ATGAAGAAGATCGAGGCCATCATCAAGCCGTTCAAGCTGGATGCGGTGAAGGACGCGCTGATCGCCATAGGGGTGTTCGGGCTGACGGTGACCGAGGTGCGCGGCTACGGACGTCAGCGCGGCCACGTGGAAACCTATCGCGGCCTTGAATACGAGGTGCAGTTCAATTCCAAGATCAAGATCGAAACCGTGGTGCCCGACGGCATGAGCGACCAGGTGGTGAAGGCGATTACCACGGCGGCGCGCACCGGGAGCATCGGCGACGGCAAGATATTCATTTCCACCCTTGAAGAGGTGATCCGCATCCGTACCGGCGAGGAGGGCGTGGACGCCATCTGA
- a CDS encoding ammonium transporter: MKRLKAIVTALIVLCTLFVSCASYADDAPVSDPSGASIGTAADVIGATAGAPTKEEFDTLSQSEPLAAKVADVVGHNRIAINMVWTLLCGFLVMFMQAGFALAETGFTRAKNAGHTMAMNMMIYGIGMLGYWICGFALQMGGVGGVLSLGGAGALANEFTVTIAGKDFGLFGTTGFFLSGDAYDAVIFSVFLFQMVFMDTTATIPTGSMAERWTFKSFVVYGFFISMFVYPLFANWVWGGGWLSALGKNFALGHGMADFAGSSVVHMTGGVAAAAGAIVLGPRLGKFKPDGTPVAMPGHHIPMAIAGCFILAFGWFGFNAGSTLAGGDLRIGVIATNTMLASASGAFFSMMYMWMRYGKPDVSMAANGLLAGLVAITAPCAFVNSVAAVGIGAVAGLLLCVSVLFVEQTLKIDDPVGAISVHGVNGAWGVLALGLFADGTYGDGLNGVAGTVKGLFYGDASQLMAQLTGMITNIVFVFVVMYVFFKLLDKVIPLRVDPELELEGLDQAEVAVSAYPDFNLKKAMK, encoded by the coding sequence ATGAAACGGCTGAAAGCTATCGTAACAGCGCTCATTGTCTTGTGCACACTGTTCGTATCATGCGCATCATATGCGGATGATGCTCCTGTGTCTGATCCGAGCGGCGCATCCATCGGTACTGCTGCGGACGTCATCGGCGCGACGGCGGGAGCACCCACCAAGGAAGAGTTCGACACGCTGTCCCAGAGTGAGCCGTTGGCGGCCAAGGTTGCCGATGTCGTGGGGCATAACCGCATCGCCATCAACATGGTGTGGACGCTGTTGTGCGGCTTTCTGGTCATGTTCATGCAGGCGGGTTTCGCCCTTGCGGAAACGGGCTTCACCCGTGCCAAGAACGCCGGGCACACCATGGCCATGAACATGATGATCTACGGCATCGGCATGCTGGGGTACTGGATATGCGGTTTTGCGCTGCAAATGGGCGGGGTGGGCGGCGTGCTCAGCCTGGGCGGCGCCGGGGCGCTGGCCAACGAATTTACCGTGACCATCGCGGGCAAGGATTTCGGCCTGTTCGGCACCACCGGGTTCTTCCTGTCCGGCGATGCCTATGACGCGGTGATCTTTTCCGTCTTTCTGTTCCAGATGGTGTTCATGGACACCACCGCCACCATCCCCACCGGTTCCATGGCGGAACGCTGGACCTTCAAGTCCTTCGTCGTCTACGGCTTCTTCATTTCCATGTTCGTGTACCCGCTGTTCGCCAACTGGGTGTGGGGCGGCGGCTGGCTGTCTGCCCTTGGCAAGAACTTCGCCCTTGGCCACGGCATGGCCGACTTTGCAGGGTCGTCCGTGGTGCACATGACCGGCGGCGTTGCGGCAGCGGCGGGAGCCATCGTTCTGGGGCCGCGCCTTGGCAAATTCAAGCCTGACGGTACTCCGGTGGCCATGCCCGGTCACCACATCCCCATGGCCATTGCCGGGTGCTTCATCCTGGCCTTCGGCTGGTTCGGGTTCAACGCCGGATCTACCCTGGCTGGCGGCGATCTGCGCATCGGGGTCATTGCCACCAACACCATGCTGGCTTCCGCTTCTGGCGCGTTCTTTTCCATGATGTACATGTGGATGCGTTACGGCAAGCCCGACGTGTCCATGGCGGCCAACGGCCTGCTGGCGGGCCTTGTTGCCATCACGGCACCGTGCGCGTTCGTCAACTCGGTGGCGGCAGTGGGCATCGGCGCCGTGGCCGGGTTGTTGTTGTGCGTCAGCGTGCTGTTCGTGGAGCAGACCCTGAAGATCGACGACCCTGTGGGCGCCATTTCGGTGCATGGCGTCAACGGCGCCTGGGGCGTGCTGGCCCTTGGCCTGTTTGCCGACGGCACTTACGGCGACGGGCTGAACGGCGTGGCAGGCACCGTGAAGGGGCTGTTCTACGGCGATGCCTCGCAGCTCATGGCCCAGCTGACCGGCATGATCACCAACATCGTGTTCGTGTTCGTGGTGATGTACGTGTTCTTCAAGCTGCTGGACAAGGTGATTCCGCTGCGCGTCGATCCGGAACTGGAACTGGAAGGGCTGGACCAGGCCGAGGTGGCGGTTTCCGCCTACCCCGACTTCAACCTGAAAAAGGCCATGAAGTAG
- a CDS encoding SurA N-terminal domain-containing protein — MLELIRAHAQSWGVKIAFGVIILVFVFWGVGSMNNSSSGALATVNKKPILFQEFGREYERQVEALRSRYPGITAEDMKQMGLKRQVLQSMITERLLSDEAARIGLSVSPVELRRSIESITAFRNGDGKFDAEVYCSVLKGQQTTPGRFEDGIRHDMLLQKLRDRVTTPASVTDEEARALFDYGRERRSVEYVLFPLEDYVLKVTPTDEQIAERYNENMDAWRNPQRISLDAVTLTPASLAASVEIPESAIAAFYADNADTYFVVPERVRARHILFMAQEGASKEEDAAARAKAEDVIAQLKKGKDFAALASKLSDDKGSGAQGGDLGWFTKGQMVPPFEEAVFALKAGEISAPVRTAFGWHVIKLEAHEAQRTRVLDEVRGEIRQRLGEEKASERMHEALDTALEMAGAGKSIDDIAKALKLERKPTGLFSRADAGVAVGLKGQSVGTAFTTPAGTVIDTPLEIEGGYMIAAVLESQPESVTPLEKVKEEVAAQVRRIEGAKLAVKTAQEAGAKLADGLPAELSAKVKATDAFGRNGVIAPFGQSRALVDAAFAAAPGAWQATPVDTSAGAVLFRVKDVQRPTDAEWSAAAETVRATVLSAKREEMFRVFVGELSSAAKIELRNAKMLDD, encoded by the coding sequence ATGCTTGAACTGATCCGTGCCCACGCGCAGTCGTGGGGCGTGAAGATTGCCTTCGGCGTCATCATCCTCGTGTTCGTCTTCTGGGGCGTGGGCTCCATGAACAACAGTTCGTCGGGCGCCCTTGCCACGGTGAACAAGAAGCCCATCCTGTTCCAGGAGTTCGGGCGCGAATACGAGCGCCAGGTGGAAGCGCTGCGCAGCCGCTACCCCGGCATCACCGCCGAGGACATGAAGCAGATGGGCCTCAAGCGCCAGGTGTTGCAGTCCATGATCACCGAACGACTGCTGTCGGACGAGGCCGCGCGAATCGGGCTTTCGGTGTCGCCGGTCGAACTGCGCCGCTCCATCGAGTCCATAACCGCCTTCCGCAACGGCGACGGCAAGTTCGACGCCGAGGTGTACTGTTCCGTGCTCAAGGGCCAGCAGACCACCCCCGGCCGCTTCGAGGACGGCATCCGCCACGACATGCTGCTGCAGAAGCTGCGTGACCGGGTCACCACGCCCGCCTCGGTGACCGACGAGGAAGCCCGCGCCCTGTTCGACTATGGTCGCGAGCGCCGGTCCGTCGAATACGTGCTGTTCCCCCTGGAAGACTACGTGCTCAAGGTGACCCCCACCGATGAGCAGATCGCCGAACGCTACAACGAAAACATGGATGCCTGGCGCAACCCGCAGCGCATCAGCCTGGATGCGGTCACCCTGACCCCGGCCAGCCTGGCCGCCAGCGTGGAGATTCCCGAATCGGCCATCGCCGCCTTTTACGCGGACAACGCAGACACCTATTTCGTGGTGCCGGAGCGCGTGCGCGCCCGCCACATCCTGTTCATGGCCCAGGAAGGGGCGAGCAAGGAAGAGGATGCCGCAGCCCGCGCCAAGGCCGAGGACGTCATCGCCCAGTTGAAGAAGGGCAAGGACTTCGCCGCGCTGGCCAGCAAGCTGTCCGACGACAAGGGCAGCGGCGCGCAGGGCGGCGACCTTGGCTGGTTCACCAAGGGCCAGATGGTGCCCCCCTTCGAGGAGGCCGTGTTTGCACTGAAGGCTGGCGAGATCAGCGCCCCCGTGCGCACCGCCTTCGGCTGGCACGTCATCAAGCTGGAAGCGCACGAAGCCCAGCGCACCCGCGTTTTGGACGAGGTGCGTGGTGAAATCCGCCAGCGCCTCGGCGAAGAGAAGGCATCCGAAAGAATGCACGAGGCCCTGGATACCGCACTGGAAATGGCGGGCGCGGGCAAGTCCATCGACGACATCGCCAAGGCGCTGAAGCTGGAGCGCAAGCCCACGGGCCTGTTCTCGCGCGCGGACGCCGGAGTTGCCGTGGGGCTGAAGGGTCAGTCCGTGGGCACCGCCTTCACCACCCCGGCAGGGACGGTCATCGACACGCCGCTGGAAATCGAAGGCGGCTACATGATCGCCGCCGTGCTGGAATCGCAGCCGGAAAGCGTGACCCCGCTGGAAAAGGTGAAGGAAGAGGTGGCCGCCCAGGTGCGCCGCATCGAAGGTGCCAAGCTGGCGGTCAAGACCGCGCAGGAAGCCGGGGCCAAGCTGGCCGATGGCCTGCCCGCCGAGCTTTCCGCCAAGGTCAAGGCAACCGACGCCTTCGGGCGCAACGGCGTCATCGCTCCCTTCGGCCAGAGCCGTGCCCTGGTGGATGCCGCCTTTGCCGCCGCCCCCGGCGCATGGCAGGCCACCCCGGTGGATACCTCTGCGGGGGCTGTGCTGTTCCGGGTCAAGGACGTGCAGCGCCCCACCGACGCCGAATGGTCCGCCGCCGCAGAAACGGTGCGCGCCACGGTGCTGTCCGCCAAGCGCGAGGAGATGTTCCGCGTGTTCGTGGGCGAACTTTCTTCCGCCGCCAAGATAGAACTGCGTAACGCCAAGATGCTCGACGACTAG
- a CDS encoding aconitate hydratase translates to MSMNLTQKIIAAHLVSGEMAPGAEIGLRIDQTLTQDATGTMAYLQFEAMGVDRVRTDLSVSYVDHNTLQMGFRNPDDHRFLRTVAARHGVIFSPPGTGICHQLHLENFALPGATLVGSDSHTPTAGGIGSLAMGAGGLSVALAMAGEAYFISMPRVVKVRLEGRLTGWASAKDVILHLLGLLTVKGGVGKVFEFAGPGVATLSVPERAVITNMGAELGATASLFPSDERTRSFLASMDREGDWKELCADADATYDDEIVIDLSALVPLVAQPHMPDRVVPVAELAGLSVDQVAIGSCTNSSYADMRMVAEVLRGKLVNVGTDTMVSPGSKQVLKMLAAEGLVEPLLDAGVRILECSCGPCIGMGGSPVSGGVSVRTFNRNFEGRSGTKDAKVYLVSPLTAAMAALNGQFTDPATWGTPPAQPELPAKAPSIRHLFAFPPKDGSGVEVLRGPNIVALEQFTPMDDTVTAPVVIKLGDDITTDHIMPAGAEITSLRSNVPAIAQHVFGRVDADFVARARAAGTGVIVAGDNYGQGSSREHAALAPRHLGIRAVIVRSLARIHRANLVNFGILPLILCDRADYDRLAVGGTVTIPASVITAGGEVEVLVEGAGAIRVRNDLTQKELDIIRAGGLLNHVRLSRKQ, encoded by the coding sequence ATGTCCATGAACCTTACGCAGAAGATCATCGCGGCGCATCTCGTCAGCGGCGAGATGGCCCCGGGGGCCGAAATCGGCCTGCGCATCGACCAGACCCTGACCCAGGACGCCACCGGCACCATGGCCTACCTGCAATTCGAGGCCATGGGCGTTGACCGCGTGCGCACCGACCTTTCGGTGAGCTACGTGGACCACAACACCCTGCAAATGGGTTTCCGCAACCCGGACGACCACCGCTTCCTGCGCACCGTGGCCGCCAGGCACGGCGTGATCTTTTCGCCCCCCGGCACCGGCATCTGTCACCAGTTGCATCTGGAAAATTTCGCGCTGCCCGGCGCAACGCTTGTCGGCTCCGACAGCCACACCCCCACGGCGGGCGGCATCGGCAGCCTGGCCATGGGCGCGGGCGGCCTTTCCGTGGCCCTGGCCATGGCGGGCGAAGCGTACTTCATCTCCATGCCCCGCGTGGTCAAGGTGCGCCTGGAAGGCCGCCTGACCGGCTGGGCCTCCGCCAAGGACGTCATCCTGCACCTGCTCGGCCTGCTCACGGTCAAGGGCGGGGTGGGCAAGGTGTTCGAGTTCGCCGGGCCGGGCGTGGCCACCCTGAGCGTGCCCGAGCGCGCGGTGATCACCAACATGGGCGCGGAACTGGGGGCCACGGCCTCCCTCTTCCCCAGCGACGAACGCACCCGCTCCTTCCTGGCCTCCATGGACCGCGAGGGCGACTGGAAGGAACTCTGCGCTGACGCGGATGCCACGTACGACGACGAGATCGTCATCGATCTTTCCGCGCTGGTGCCGTTGGTGGCCCAGCCGCACATGCCCGACCGGGTGGTGCCCGTGGCCGAACTGGCGGGCCTTTCGGTGGACCAGGTGGCCATTGGCTCGTGCACCAACTCGTCCTATGCCGACATGCGCATGGTGGCAGAGGTGCTGCGCGGCAAGCTGGTGAACGTGGGCACCGACACCATGGTCTCGCCCGGCTCCAAGCAGGTGCTGAAGATGCTGGCCGCCGAAGGGCTGGTGGAACCGCTGCTGGACGCGGGCGTGCGCATCCTTGAATGTTCGTGCGGCCCGTGCATCGGCATGGGCGGCTCGCCCGTGTCGGGCGGGGTCAGCGTGCGCACCTTCAACCGCAACTTCGAAGGCCGCAGCGGCACCAAGGACGCCAAGGTGTACCTGGTCTCGCCGCTTACCGCCGCCATGGCCGCACTGAACGGGCAGTTCACCGATCCGGCCACCTGGGGCACCCCCCCGGCCCAGCCGGAACTGCCGGCAAAGGCCCCTTCCATCCGCCATCTGTTCGCCTTCCCGCCCAAGGACGGCAGCGGCGTGGAAGTGCTGCGCGGGCCCAACATCGTGGCGCTGGAGCAGTTCACGCCCATGGACGACACGGTGACGGCACCGGTGGTCATCAAGCTGGGCGACGACATCACCACCGACCACATCATGCCCGCCGGGGCGGAGATCACCTCGTTGCGCTCCAACGTGCCCGCCATCGCGCAGCACGTGTTCGGCCGGGTGGACGCGGACTTCGTGGCCCGGGCCCGGGCGGCGGGCACCGGGGTCATCGTGGCCGGGGACAACTACGGGCAGGGTTCCAGCCGCGAACATGCGGCGCTGGCCCCCCGGCACCTGGGCATCCGCGCGGTCATCGTGCGTTCGCTGGCGCGCATCCACCGAGCCAACCTGGTGAACTTCGGCATCCTGCCGCTGATCCTGTGCGACCGGGCCGATTATGACAGGCTGGCCGTGGGCGGTACGGTGACCATTCCCGCCTCGGTCATCACCGCCGGTGGCGAGGTGGAGGTGCTGGTGGAGGGCGCGGGCGCCATCCGCGTGCGGAACGATTTGACGCAGAAGGAATTGGATATTATCCGGGCAGGCGGATTGCTGAACCACGTCCGCCTTTCCAGAAAACAGTAG